The DNA sequence TAGGCTCCGATGCACTTCCTCCATTATATCCCATCATCCAGTGATTATCGTGGAATTGGGCTTTCCCTTCTTTGGGTACAAAAAACAAAAACGTACAAACCAGAGAAATGTAAATTCTTGACATAGTATTTCTTTTGGGGGAGGCGCATGTAAGTAATGCCCCTCCTCTGAATTCACTAATTTACTCTAAGATAATGGAAGGTTAATAAACAACACACCCTTCGTTGGATTCGAAAAAATGGCAAGTTCATTACCTTCATCAATAGCACCGGTAACCCAATTCTCCCCTATCTTTGCCCTATGAAAACGAACTTCTTCCTCCTCTTTTTTGCTACAATCGTCTTATTCCCCCTCACCAGCTGCCAGGATGATGGCTTCCGTGATATTCGCGATTACTACTATCCTTTGCGGGAACTCACCGATGGCCTCGTTTATGAATACCGCGATGTGCAGTACGACTCCCTCGCAGCCGACTATTGGTACTACCGCGCCATCCCTACCGATTCGGCTTATTATTTCACCAAAGCCTATTACAAGAGCGACTTTATCCCCAGCAGTCTCTACCGGGAAGAGATGGTCAACAATGGTATCCTACTGCGCAACCTCTACCTTTTCGAGACCGATAGCATGGGCCAGCAGCAACAAGCGATTGGAAACATCCTTAGCGCCAACGTTTTTCCCTTTGAGGTCAAAGAAGACGGTTCTGAATTATTCATCTACCAAGTCCGTTTTCAATTGCCCTCCCAACCCCACGGTAGCACCACCATCCTGATCAACCGACAGTTCCAGGGCGACACCACTTATATTTACGAGGGGCAGGAATACCCTGCCATCCACTTCGCCATCAATGGCTCCGTAGACCAGCGCGACTCGATCATCGGTGATATTGAACCTCGCTTTACTGGCCAGGAGATTTATGCCAAAGGCTTGGGCCTCGTTTTTTATGCCCGCGATTACGGGGAGGGAGCGCCCAGTTTCCAACATCAATTGGTCGATCGGTACCCGATGACGGAGTTGGAAGAGCAGGCGCGGGTAAAGTGGGAGTAATCGCCATTGGTCTCAAAGGAGTTTTCCAACACTGATATTCAATTCCTTAGCTAGTTGCACCAACCGATTATCCAAGGTGAGTAGCGTTGCCTTATGCTGTTGCGCAAGATGCAGGTACAAATCATCGGTTACGGTCTTCTTGTAGGAAGTCTACGGCATCCTCAGCTGTCAGATAACTCCAGCGAGTGACCCGTCCTTCAATTCTAGTTAATACTTCAACTCTTCGCTCTTTTCCTAAAAAGGGATACTCCAATCCTTTAGCCAAAGCGACTATAGCCTGCTGACTCAGGCTCCGGTGCTCCCGATTAGCAGCTTCTTTCAGTGCTTCGTATAGTGCTTCAAGAAGTTTCTTGATTTGAAGGGAAGGCATGTTTTTCTTTCTAAGATAAGCAAAAAGACAACTGCATGCAATTTGCCTACAGTTGTCTTTCATCCCAAAACTAACAAAGCCGACCCTCTATGATAGAGAATCGGCTTTGTCTAGGTTTGATTGTAGAAAAGTTAGATAGTTGGAAGATCAATGAGCAAAAATAGTACTCTCGAACCAACAAACTATCTAACCCATCTACTCTTCTTCCTGTGCAGCAGCGGTAGTTGCAGCAGCGGCAGTAGCACCACCTTTGCCTTTACCACCACGACGGCGGCGACGGCTACCTCCACTGGTGCTATCGCTACCAGCAGTGTATACTTCGTTGAAGTCTACAAATTCGATCATGGCCATTTCCGCAGCATCACCTTTCCGAGTACCGGTTTTGATGATACGTAAGTAACCGCCAGGGCGATCACCGACACGCTTAGCGATGTCACCAAATAATTCTTTTACTGCTTCTTTGTTTTGCAAGTAGCTGAAAGCAACACGACGATTGTGGGTAGAATCATCTTTAGCTTTAGTAATGATAGGCTCTGCAAAAACACGCAGTGCTTTGGCCTTCGCCAAAGTTGTGTTGATACGCTTGTGCTCGATCAAAGAGATCGCCAAGTTGCGTAATAATGCTTTGCGGTGACCGACTTTACGGCCCAAGTGGTTAAATTTCTTACCGTGACGCATGGTTGAATTTGTTTAACTTCACAACACTTTGATCAGCAGCTTAACAGGTATAGCTTCAAGCAGATCGCAGTTATTGTAGATGATATTATCCCTTGCAGGGAACCTGTGTTATTTTTGGTTGATAGTTGTAGGTTGATAGTTGATGGCTTTTGTGTTGTAAACCATCAACTAACAACTTTCAACAAATCTTACTCTTCGTCCAACTTGTACTTAGACAAGTCCATACCGAAGGTGAGCCCTTTCTCCTGAAGAAGTTCTTCGATTTCTACCAATGACTTCTTACCGAAGTTGCGAAACTTAAGTAGTTCGTGTGTATCGTAACGCACCAACTCCGCCAGGGTATTGATCTTAGCTGCCTTCAGACAGTTGTAAGCACGTACGGAAAGGTCGAGGTCTTCCAGAGAAGTCTTCAACAATTTACGCATGTGCAGAATATGCTCATCAACGATATTCTCTTCGCGGGTACCCGCTGAATCGAAGGTGATATTCTCGTCCGTGATCAGCATCAGGTGCTGGATCAGGATTCTTGATGCTTCTTTGATAGCCTCTTCCGGGTGGATAGTACCATCCGTTTTGAGGTTGATCGTCAGTTTCTCGTAGTCAGTACGCTGACCAACACGGAAATTGTCGATCGTGTAAGCCACATTTTTGATGGGCGTGTAGATCGCGTCAATAGGGATAACACCGATGGGAGCGTCCTTGGGCAGATTTTCATCAGCAGGAACATAACCACGACCTTTGGTAACGGTAAGTTCAATTTCCAAGTTGACAAAAGGTTCCATCGTACAGATAAGCAGATCTGGGTTCATGACTTTGAACACGTTGGTGTGTTCTTCGATATCACCAGCCCGGAATTCTTCTTTACCGCTAATAGTGAGGTATACTTTTTCTTCCTGTACATCCTCGTCAGCAATCATTTGCTTCAGACGAACCTGCTTCAGGTTAAGGATGATTTCGATCACATCCTCTACTACCCCGCGAATCGTACCAAATTCGTGTTCAACGCCTGCAATCCGGATAGCACTAATAGCGAAACCTTCCAATGAAGAAAGGAGTACGCGGCGCAATGAATTGCCGACAGTTTGACCGAAGCCCGGTTCGAGTGGTTTGAACTCAAAAAGTCCCTCAAAATCATTGGCTTTTTCCATGACGATTTTGTCGGGCTTCTGAAAATTCAAGATGCTCATACGCTTGTGTATAATCTTTGGTGGGGAATGAATAGCTATTCTCTTAACATCAGAATGCGGAACCCGGTTTAACCCGCGATTCCGTAAACATATAGTAAAAGGAAAGAACGACAATCGGCCGAGATATCGTTCTTTCCTTTATCAGGAAGCTTACTTAGAATACAATTCTACGATAAGCTGTTCGTTGATCTTTTCAGGAATGGCGTCACGCTCAGGGTAATCCATGAAGCGGCCTTCCATTTTGTCGTGGTTGAATTCCAACCAACCGAAGCGGCGAGAATCACCTTTAGTGCCCATGCTTTCGCGAATAACTTGCAAACCTTGAGATTTGCCTTTAACCGCAACTACATCACCAGGACGCAACTGAGCAGAAGGGATGCTGTTGATTCGACCATTAAGCACGATATGCTTGTGGTTAACGAGCTGACGAGCAGCACGACGAGTAGGTGCTAAACCTAAACGGAATACAACGTTATCAAGGCGAGCTTCCAGGTATTGTAGCAGTACCGTACCGGTAACACCACTTTTTGAAGCTGCCGTTTCAAACAGGTTACGGAACTGACGCTCTAGCACACCGTAAGTGTACTTAGCCTTTTGCTTTTCCATAAGCTGGAGGGCGTAGTCGGATTGCTGACGACGACGACGGCTATTGCCGTGCTGTCCGGGGCGGTACTTCTTACGCTCAAAACTTTTATCGTAGCCGTAGATAGCTTCGCCAAATGCGCGAGCTTTCTTTGTCTTGGGGCCAGTATATCTTGCCATTTCGGAAGGATAATTTTCGCTGAAAAATTAATTAAGGTTCGAGGGGAATTATACCCGACGACGCTTAGGTGGACGACAACCGTTGTGTGGAACAGGTGTTACGTCTTTGATACGAGACACTTTGATTCCTACACCATCGATGGCACGGATCGCCGCTTCACGACCAGAACCTGGTCCTTTAACGAAAACCTCTACCGTGCGCAGACCAGCATCATAAGCTGTACGAGCAGCTTCACTAGCGGAAACCTGTGCAGCGTATGGTGTATTCTTTTTAGAACCACGGAATCCTGATTTTCCGGCAGAAGACCAGGAAATCACATCACCTTTCTTATTCGTAATAGAAATGATGATATTGTTGAAAGAAGCCTGGATGAAGACCTTACCTTCCGGTTCGACCCGTACCTTTCTCTTCTTAGCTGTCTTTTTGGTATTTGCTTTAGCCATGGATCAAAAAAATTACTTGGTTGCTTTCTTTTTATTTGCGACAGTCTTACGCTTACCCTTACGAGTACGAGCGTTAGTTTGAGTACGTTGGCCCCGAAGTGGTAATCCTTTACGATGACGAAGACCACGGTAACATCCGATATCCATCAATCGCTTGATGTTGGTCTGTACCTCTGTACGCAATTCACCCTCCACCTGGTAATCAGTTTGGAGCATGGTTGCAATGTCTTTGATGTTATCATCCGTCCAATCCTGAACCTTAGTGTGCTCACTAACCTCGATCTTGGCCAGAATCTCTTTGGCCAATGTAGGACCGATGCCGTAGATATAGGTAAGACCTATTACACCGCGTTTGTTTCTTGGTAAATCAACTCCAGCAATTCGTGCCATTGTCTGTCTGTATTTAGAGAGGGAAGTGCTATACTTCCGTCTAGTTTTTTTTATCCCTGACGTTGCTTGAACTTGGGATTCTTCTTGTTAATGATGTAAACCTTTCCTTTTCTTCTGACCACTATACAGTCGGTAGAACGCTTCTTAACGGAGGGTCTTACTTTCATGGTTTGCGTATTTTGCGAATCTGTAACGTTTCTGTATCAATTATTTGTACCTGTAGGTAATGCGCCCACGAGTTAAGTCGTAAGGAGACATTTCCACTGCCACACGGTCACCAGGAAGAATTCGGATATAGTTCATCCGCATTTTTCCAGAGATCGTTGCGGTAATTTCGTGGCCGTTTTCCAACTTCACACGAAACATCGCATTGGACAGGGCTTCAAGAATAGTACCGTCCTGTTTTATTAGATTCTTTTTACTCATATTCCGATTTTCGGAGTGCAAAGATACAATTAATTGATAAATTCTCCACACCCCAGCTCTTTTTTTTACAAAGGAGCTATTGGGTTAACAAAAACAGCTACAACTTCAAGCCTAACTCACACTCATCTCACGCACAATTGGAATCACATTAGGATTCTTTTGTATCGCTTCGATAATGACTTCGTGATTGCTCAAAATATCTGGACCGTCCTTGGTTACCGCGATGGTATGCTCATAATGAGCTGCCGGTTTTTTATCTTTAGTCACAATTGTCCATTCGTCATGCAATGTTCGCACATCTTTGCGCCCCATATTGACCATTGGCTCAATCGCTATCACTAATCCTTCTTTTAGCACAGGCCCTTGCCCACGCCGTCCATAGTTAGGCACATCAGGTGCTTCGTGCATCGACTTTCCTAGACCATGGCCTACAAGTTCACGTACAACAGAATAGTTATGCTCTTTTTCGGTATAGTGCTGGATAGCATGACTGATATCTCCTACACGTTTACCAACCAGTGCATTTTCGATGCCTATATAAAGTGATTCATTGGTCACTCTGCATAATTGCAGCGTTTCTTCATCCACTTCCCCTACACAAAAAGTGTAAGCAGCATCGCCGTAGAACTCATTCATATAGGTGCCAC is a window from the Lewinella sp. LCG006 genome containing:
- the rpsD gene encoding 30S ribosomal protein S4: MARYTGPKTKKARAFGEAIYGYDKSFERKKYRPGQHGNSRRRRQQSDYALQLMEKQKAKYTYGVLERQFRNLFETAASKSGVTGTVLLQYLEARLDNVVFRLGLAPTRRAARQLVNHKHIVLNGRINSIPSAQLRPGDVVAVKGKSQGLQVIRESMGTKGDSRRFGWLEFNHDKMEGRFMDYPERDAIPEKINEQLIVELYSK
- the rplQ gene encoding 50S ribosomal protein L17; translated protein: MRHGKKFNHLGRKVGHRKALLRNLAISLIEHKRINTTLAKAKALRVFAEPIITKAKDDSTHNRRVAFSYLQNKEAVKELFGDIAKRVGDRPGGYLRIIKTGTRKGDAAEMAMIEFVDFNEVYTAGSDSTSGGSRRRRRGGKGKGGATAAAATTAAAQEEE
- the infA gene encoding translation initiation factor IF-1, whose product is MSKKNLIKQDGTILEALSNAMFRVKLENGHEITATISGKMRMNYIRILPGDRVAVEMSPYDLTRGRITYRYK
- a CDS encoding DNA-directed RNA polymerase subunit alpha, translated to MSILNFQKPDKIVMEKANDFEGLFEFKPLEPGFGQTVGNSLRRVLLSSLEGFAISAIRIAGVEHEFGTIRGVVEDVIEIILNLKQVRLKQMIADEDVQEEKVYLTISGKEEFRAGDIEEHTNVFKVMNPDLLICTMEPFVNLEIELTVTKGRGYVPADENLPKDAPIGVIPIDAIYTPIKNVAYTIDNFRVGQRTDYEKLTINLKTDGTIHPEEAIKEASRILIQHLMLITDENITFDSAGTREENIVDEHILHMRKLLKTSLEDLDLSVRAYNCLKAAKINTLAELVRYDTHELLKFRNFGKKSLVEIEELLQEKGLTFGMDLSKYKLDEE
- the map gene encoding type I methionyl aminopeptidase; the encoded protein is MIYKTAEEIELIRENCLLVCKTLAYVGSMLRPGMTGEEIDTKAEAFIRDHGAVPGFKGLYGCPSTLLVSRNEAVVHGLPSKDQVFQDGDILSIDCGTYMNEFYGDAAYTFCVGEVDEETLQLCRVTNESLYIGIENALVGKRVGDISHAIQHYTEKEHNYSVVRELVGHGLGKSMHEAPDVPNYGRRGQGPVLKEGLVIAIEPMVNMGRKDVRTLHDEWTIVTKDKKPAAHYEHTIAVTKDGPDILSNHEVIIEAIQKNPNVIPIVREMSVS
- the rpmJ gene encoding 50S ribosomal protein L36, yielding MKVRPSVKKRSTDCIVVRRKGKVYIINKKNPKFKQRQG
- the rpsK gene encoding 30S ribosomal protein S11, with product MAKANTKKTAKKRKVRVEPEGKVFIQASFNNIIISITNKKGDVISWSSAGKSGFRGSKKNTPYAAQVSASEAARTAYDAGLRTVEVFVKGPGSGREAAIRAIDGVGIKVSRIKDVTPVPHNGCRPPKRRRV
- the rpsM gene encoding 30S ribosomal protein S13, producing MARIAGVDLPRNKRGVIGLTYIYGIGPTLAKEILAKIEVSEHTKVQDWTDDNIKDIATMLQTDYQVEGELRTEVQTNIKRLMDIGCYRGLRHRKGLPLRGQRTQTNARTRKGKRKTVANKKKATK